Genomic window (Mya arenaria isolate MELC-2E11 chromosome 16, ASM2691426v1):
CGCATTAGTAACGTCTTAAATAGATACTTACCGCTGTGATTTTGAACACTGAAAAATACGCAAGTTATATCATTAGTTGTCATTTGTACTTATCCAGGTATGAGTTATATAAACGGAAATATCGTTAGAAGAAGGTctgttttacagaaaataataaatttcattatatatatcgATAATTTAAGCACATCTAACTATACAACACATATCTGAATTTCTCCATcacttaacaaaaaatataattgatacaTACATTTCATTTGTGATGATTGCGCTGACCTTTCgccgtttatttaatatacatccTAAAAAAGagttttgttaatttcaaaCGTTTAATCAACATTTGTTCCAGATAGTTTTATTCTAATTATctattataaagatatttttattgtgttagttgtacaatttgaaaattaataaatgtatatgccGTACTAAATACTTTTcgcacaatatatatatttattcccTTGCTGGCCCTTGTCGTTGCTATAAATCAGTATCTTAAATTGTGTAATGTTATTCGGACTGTTGTAAAAGAAACAATTTGTAGGAAGACTTTACACCTGTAAACCCTTTCAAAATTTCGCGTTTTGTCTTTATTGCAGAAATTAAAGTTTCACTACATTGAAACCAAATTCTTACTTTCAATTGCAAGCACGATACAGAGtccacagaaaacacatgttCCAATAAGAAGATTCTTAACAGGAAATCGGAATattgaagaaaatgtttgaatgtcATTGTCCTGGCATTGCTTTCCTGCAATAATATATGTCATATCATAAAAAATCATAGgagacattttatttataataaatataatagatAAACAACTGAACAACACGTCACAGCCAccataaacataaatgcatcCTGTTGTATTAAAGTCAGGGCGCTTTGGACCGAGTACTGGGTAACTCGGTCGCTCTGAAAAGGAACAGAactcatttaaatcatttaacatattgcatatcatttaaaactacATAACAAAAGGTTTTTACATTGCTGCTTATGCACTAATTATTATGAtcatatactatttttacaacACTGGCTCATGGTTATACTTAATACATTCGTAACAAAACTCTCGtttgtataaacaaatttattataaataacaaatgtttcaatagtTGGTGAAGAACAATGAAAGTACCCTGCATACAAAGGTGTACTGATTCCGTGTGTCCTCCTTGACTGCActctaaaatatatgttcccTCGTCTGTTTCATCAAAGTTGAATACcgttaatttgtaaaaatattcagAAACTTTGTTTTCTTCGTAAGAACCGTTTCGTATCTGTATTTCGtttatgtttttcttccatATTCGTATATTGTATGTTTGGCGCTGTATATAATGATCAGCTGGAAAATATCCCATTTCGACGTTTGCGCCGCGTATAACCGGGCTTAACAGCACGAGAGCTCCACATTGTCCAACAATATCTGTTAATCATacgaaatgataaaaaagactTAATCTACTTATGCTTTTGTAATTTTAGgttgttattaattaaatttcactTCTAAAAAGACAAACATATATTCATAGGTATTTTAGGGATACGGGCCCAGAAACAAATAATAGTACAACAGAAACTACATTGAGAGGCCCAGTGCCAAACACACTACCCTGATTGTGTAGATATACTTAGAACACCAATCAGTCAAAAGAGTTTGGCTTAGCTCAATTATACTTCACGGATTATTTTGATTCACAATTAATGGCTATAATCAGTAAGATTCTTTAAGAAGTATCATTTGATGTTGACACattatgtcatttaaatatcaagTGAATTATAAAAAGTCTTTGAATGACATAGTTGAGTTTCAGGTCAAATTGGAAGTATATAAGGCTGATATGGGCCTTTGTCGCAAATTTCAAGGTATTCTAGAAAGATCTGCAAAGTGGTTAAATCtaagagtatgtaaatggtgtTAAATCTGTGGGTCTGTGGACCAAGTTTGAGGCAGTCTGCTTCTGGTTAAGATGCGGATTTTACCTTTCTCTCCCTTGAAAGAATTAAAGCACttgacaacaaaaaataaatatatttacgatcattaaaacatgtattatcgGACTTGGCTGTCATAAAATACGGTTTAACGGCTACGCTACAGGACAGCCGGTCCTATATCTTTAATGATGACGAAGCAAATACaacaaacagttatttttaaacataatacaacACAAACATCACGAGCTGTAGTTATAGCctaaaaacagtattttatatttacctttCATATTTAAAGATACCATGCTTGTTCCTATCGACGTGTTTGTTGAACATACTGCGTAGAAGTCAGCGTTCTCATATTCAATTGAAGCTatccatttaaaaaagaatgacCCATCTTCCGAATATCTTTCAACTTTTGTCCCAGTCATTGTTTGGAATGTTCTGCTGCCCTCCCTAATGCATCTCCATTCTACATCACATCCCCAAGGAAAGAACGGTATCATTTTCAGTGTAACCTCCCTGTTCACAAAAGCTGGACCTACCACTGATACCGTTCCATATTGGTTCCCGGCTGAACAGGCGAAGCCAAAAAGACCTGGAATAGAGGTTGCAAACCAACAACAAGTACATGTTTTACCACAAATAACGCTATTTGACATTTTATCTCAAATTAAGTCTAATTATTGACCGTAACATATTTCAGGTTTGAAGAGCTGTTACAATCCGATGTTTTACGATGGAGAATATCAAGTTAAAGCTATGAAGAGTATGTAAATATCGAAACATGAAGCTGCACAGATTCCGTGATTAAACATAACCACAACCGACAAAATCttgaaaaattaaacaaataagaaattcaaatacaaataaaacgttatctttatctaaatactaattatttatttgaaaacaatttgaaaaaggAATATCAGGCATTCTTCGattattaaaattgttgcaACACAGATGAACGTTTTAAAGTACACAACAGTTACATAATGATGATGTTCACACAACGTCATTTCAACGAAAATGCTTACCGATATCAAATATCAGTGTTAACAGACAGCACCTATCCATTACACTTTCGCGGTAccatgaaaaaaatgcattgatacATAGCGGTTATTAGACATGTGCCACTAGTTAGATACTACAAAAAAATGGCTGCCTCACCCTTTCTGTTATCAATAATAGTCCAAAGTCTTccattcaaaaacattaaaatgagaCATTTAACCACACAATGCAATGCCATTTAATGCCCGCTGAAACATTAGTAACGATATCCACTCGTGGTGGCATGTCAGCTGACATAGAGGCCGACAACGAACGgaaatgataatgattatgaaataaatggagTGTGGTTAACAATTTAGCCGAGGTTCAGTCATATTTGGAGGCTGACCGCTCATTTTCACGCTATTTTGCCAGAGGTGATGTGTAACATTAATGATATTATACACAATATTACCGAACTacattgttataaattttaaactaaTCTCTCAAACAAGTGAAATGTGTTGATAGATGAGATAATGAAGAAAgggaatgtttatttttatattttattgaaactcgAAAATTGCATCAATGCGATAGATTCAAACCTCAAATGAGTACTAGTAACTAATACgcttatatatatacagaaagGCTTAGGAATAAGTTCGAACATCTCACATTATGTGCATCCATTAAATCGGCAATATTGACAGTGTCAGTTGTGTCTACAGGCAATGAATcgcaaaacttaaaaaaaaaatattttcacattacATCCTTTGACTTTTATGAACACTAAGAACTCTTTGCAActcaatataatgttaaatatttcctCAATGAGAGTATATAAGCAAGCGGTGAAGTATAATATGTTTAAGCATTTTGCTGCAGTCCTAGTCTTAGGAGAACTCTAATGGTATAAAGTGAAAAGAACACATCATATTTCTCTGGGAAGGTAATTCAATACTTACATCGCTGTAGGCACCTAAACCCCTTACGACAGTTATAACACTGACACAATATCCGACTTTTCAGCATGAAGTGATGTAGGTACATCATTCAAAACCTACATTGCTATAGGCGTTAACTTTCCCCACACCTAGCAATAATGCTTAATGCTTGCTTCAAGAATTTTACTAAATTATCCCCGACCTTTCTTTATATAGTGCTGTAGGTTCATCATTCAATACTTGTAATCTTGATATAACAAATCCATTACATTTTCATCATATAACCCCAACGGTAACtgtaaaatgtcttaaacagaACTATGTTTAACAGCGGCTTAATATTTTACCCTATCACAGCTTTAATGAATTagattttaatttcaatcattatctttaaaagatgttatatatgttatgtcaaattcatttatcatttcaaatacttGAAGGTAAGCATATCTTAGTTTAAGAAATGTGAAAACGATTTTTCTGCTGTATTGGTCTTATTGCATGCAGGATTTGTACATTTCATCTCACATTTTGCAACAGAGTTTTAACTGGTTTGGGGTTATGCTATTTTAATAGCAAATAAATACGAATATTTTCTGTATTCTCACTGAGATGTTTTTGCAGATGGAGTGTCAGAGTTGCTTGGCTATCAATAGTTAATTAAGCATGTTCATTCAATTctacatttatcatttatatattcatcatttaGAATGGATTTATGATTTatctttttgtttatatttctctgttagaataatgtatttttgacTTCTCCCGTATAATTCAGTGTTAACAGATATTCCCCTGTTTTATTACAAGTCTTTAACACAGTGCTATTTTCATCTTCCCAGTGAAGCGTCCATTGCTCTAAATTTGCAGCCatccaaaatacattttacggTCAATGTAATATCCGGACATAAATCAACAGGTGATGTCGGGTACAAATTAAGAGTCGGACAATCTGAAACGTAGTGTAGAAATTGTTGAGAAACTAACAAAGTAAAACGAATACACAGCTAATAGAAAATAATAGATATTATACGTTTTAAGGTTAATCCCGGTTATATGTTGATAAAGCacattgaatgaaaaatatgttaattaaagTACATTTCGGAAGATAGATCTTATGGAAAATGGAACAAGGACAAGGCAGTCTCGGTTTGACAGTGTGAACGAAATttgacaattaaataaaatcgaGTACGTACCtgaaaaaattattttatagtcTTTATATAAAAGCGATGGGAAGTGGTCACATTTTGTTGAACATGAAATTGTTCCCACAACCATTTCTTCTGTGACAGTGTTAAGCACGCTGGACAAAGAACGGTAACTCCCATTTTCACTTTGTCCAGGTGTTGCTATGAACGACTGTTATATTATTGTTGTCGCTTGACCATTCAATTTTACAAGTCGGATTGGATTCATTCGTTTCACAAGACATGTTTAGTAAACTGACTTAAACATTGTTGTTATAATCCAGTATTTTATTAACGGATATGGAAAGGTCCGACGGCGGATCTGAAAACAAAAGTAAAGAGAAGCGTTACcgttttaagttaaaaatatctaaactatatcgtttatttttcaatgatacGAAGGCACACACAGACACCAATAATACAATCATTTACTACGGGAAATCAAATTACATTAAAAGCAAGAGGAAATGAATCATTGTCAAGAAAAGTACGACTTGTACTGGTTCGGTTCCATTGTGAGTTTTGCAATACACGTCAGAGccattataaacataaatgcattatggTGACATTGGACCGAGTACTTGGTAACTCGGTCGCTCTGAAAAAGAACAAAACCCATTTAAGTAATTTTGcatattgcataatatttaaaactacaGATGGCAAGGTTATTTACCTGGCTGCTTATGTAGTTATATCATGGTCATAAATTATTGCCCAAACAATAATTGGCGCGTTATTGCATTCCATAGAGTCTTTAAAACGCACATacttataatgataaaataatataaatataaaaacgcCCTTATGTTCCTTGACCTACAATAAAGTTTCCTTGAATGTTAAGAGACACTGATTCCGTAGTTTCTACCGAATTGACTTTAAAGAATATGTCATCTCGTCTTTTTCACCAAAATTCAATAAcgttaatttgtaaaaatatttagaaactGTTTCCTCTTTGTAAGAACCATTTCGCATCTGTATCTCTTGGCTGTTTTTCTTCCATGTTCGTAAAGCGTATGTTTGGCGCTATATATAATTGTCAGCTGGAAAAAATCCCAGTTCGACGTTTGCGCCGCATGCAACCGGGTGCAACAGCACGATATCTCCACATTGTCCATCATTATCtgttaaatacacaaaatgattAGTAAGACTTaatctttttatgtttttgcaattttagtttgtaatcaatataagttcacttttaaaaaagacaaacagGTGTTTTAGGAATATGGCCAGAAACAACGGAAACTAATGGACTTGCCAAGTGCCAAAATACCTACCCTGATTGTGTAAGAATACTTTTAGGTCATCATTTCTATCTAGCTAGTGAGTGGTCAAACATAACATAGCATTCATTTTCATATAGCTTCACTATGATAACCGGCAGGTGTTAATTGGAAATTATAAGATAGTTGGAACTGTTGATCGCTTAAACATCTGTCTAGGATGTTTcaattacttaaataattattagaaCATAtctaaccatttttttctccatttggagctcctcggccatttttatcgaaacaacctcggatttatttcggtacatcagttgaagtagttcatattttttttgaattacatcattaattaagtgtaatgttttagagttgtaattattgttctatgtttaaattgattgtcagtgaagggcaataattgcaaacataatgaagatTCCCAGGAGTTAATACTTAAACTTTCACTGCTAAATATaaatactacgcgatctactttttgcggacttaaacgtaccgccTTTTGAGTATGTAAATCGTGCAAATACATCCGTGGtggttttcgataaaaataggCTACGAGTACAGAATGGGTTATTTCATATTGTGCTTGATATTGTCGAAGATCAATAAACTTCGAccttgtttacaaacaatcggtCGACAGGGTTTGGCTAAGCTCAATTATACGTCAGGGAAACTTTTGATTCACAAGTCCCGTTGGTGGCTATAGACATTAAGGTTCTCAAATACTATGACGTCATGTTGAAAGTATCTTTCTAGGTCATTTAACAATTAGGTGACTTAAGAAAGTCTGTGGAATGACAAACCGCAATTTGAGGTCAATTTAGAATTACAAAAGGCTGACCTGGAGCTTTTCGAGAAATTGAAGGggattttagaaaaaaaatgcaaggtGGTTTAAATCTGAGAGCATGTACATGGGTTTAAATATGAGGGTCTGTGGACCGAATTTGAAGCAGTCTGCTTCTGCTTAAGATATCGTTCCATATTGGCTCCCGGTTCCACAGGCGTAGCCAAACAGACCTAAAATATAAGTTGCAAACCAGTTATAAGTACATATCTCACCCCCATTTACGCTATATGACAAGCTTCTCAAATTAAGTCAATTGACAGCAACATTTTTCAGGTCTGAAGTGGTGTTACAATCCGATGATTAACGACAGAGAATAAAAGCTATAGTATCTTATTactaaattatttgttttaaacaagttCAAATGCATTATAAAGAACAACTTGACACCATTAAATTAGTGCATTGATAAATAGCGGTTGTAAAAAATGTGTCACTAGTTAGATATATAATAAACggaagttgttgtttttttcacgcTTTTGGTTAACAATAATAGTTCAAAGGCTTTCtattctttcaaaaacattaacaatcGTACATTTTACCACACaatggtaaaacatttaaagtccGTCTATATTTTAGTAAATCATACAACGCCGCTCGGTTCACTTGTGGTGACAAGTAAGTTGCCACTTCCTGTTCAAAACGACAGACAGAGGCTTCAAAGGAATAGACCTTTGTTATTATTACAAACTCAGTATCTGCAGCGTCCTCGCATATGGTAAAACAACGATAAAATCGTTTtccttgtaaaaatgataatcagAATTAGATGAGTGGTAGTTGTCTTGCGTGTTACTTATAATAAGGCCGATGTTTAGTCAGATTCACAAGTTTAATTGTGAAGAATTATCTTGATATTACAAATCACttacattttcattataaaaacaacaacaacgtaaTCTGCAATTATTATCCCTCGTTCATTCATTATCAGTTTGTATCTTCCTGATAATAAACTTCTGTTTCCCACATGATGTAAAACAACTTTTTGTTGAAAGGCAAGACAAAGGGGTCACtctaattgatttaaaattaaagagaatacaaatgtacatacatatttcgctgtaaaatgtctaaaacaaAACTATGCTTTATATAGAATACCTTAATTTAGCAAGGCTATGATAAGTTTGTGagtaacaatttaaaatgatacGTATGTTtagatagaatgaattaattgATACAGTCAAAATATACCTTTTATTC
Coding sequences:
- the LOC128221794 gene encoding uncharacterized protein LOC128221794; protein product: MDRCCLLTLIFDIGLFGFACSAGNQYGTVSVVGPAFVNREVTLKMIPFFPWGCDVEWRCIREGSRTFQTMTGTKVERYSEDGSFFFKWIASIEYENADFYAVCSTNTSIGTSMVSLNMKGKQCQDNDIQTFSSIFRFPVKNLLIGTCVFCGLCIVLAIEKTDTSSDNDVVHITTEGVQLAVVQRQPATQRIGTQQPHNVDSLTYAELDINFLQEAHARVPSRTNDTRTEYADIEFHSTQTPAVEGPVYDNASV